GTAGGCGTAGACGGTGAGCGTCTCGGTCGTGCCCGCCGGGCCGCCGCCCGTCAGCACGAACATGATGTCGAACGCCCGCAGCGCGTCGAGCGTCCGGAAGAGGAGCGCCAGGAGCAGGATCCGCGCGAGGAGCGGCAGCGTGATGCGCCCGAGCGTGGCGAGGCGTCCGGCGCCGTCCACCTGCGCGGCCTCGTAGAGCTCGGCCGGGATCGCGAGGAGCCGCGCGTAGCAGAGGAGCGCCACGAACGGCATCGCGCGCCAGACGTCGGCCAGGATCACCGCCGGGAGGGCCAGCGCGGGGTCGCCGAGCCAGTTGAGCGCCCGGCCGCCGAGGAGGACGTTCACGAGGCCCGCCGCCGGGTGGTAGAGCCACTCGAAGAGCTTCGCGGTCACGACCGCCGGCATCGCCCACGCGAGGAGGAGGAGCGCCAGGGCGAGCCGCCGCCCGCGACGCTGGCGGGCGAGCGCCAGCGCCACGCCGACGCCGAGCACGAGCTCGAGCGCGACCGACCCGACCGTGAAGAGCGCGGTCGTGCGGGCGGCGCCCCAGAAGCGCGGGTCGCCGGCGAGGAAGGCGTAGTTGTCGAGGCCCGCGAAGCGCGCGACGCCGAAGATGGGCACGCGGTGTTGGAGCGAAAGCCAGAGCACCCAGAGGCCCGGGAACGCCGTGAGGGCGCCCAGCGCCACGAGCGTGGGCGACAATAGGATCAGCCCCAGCCGCCGGTCGCCGCGCCGGCGCGCCGTCAACGGAGCGCCTCGAGGAAGTGCTCGAGGCGCGCGTGCCCGTCGGCGATCGCCCGCGGCGCCGGCTTCACGCCGGCGAGCGCCGCCGAGAACTCCGGCTGGAGCGTCGCGGAGAGCAGGAGGTAGTACGGCGTGACCGGACGCGGGCGCCCGTCGAGCATCAGCGCGCGGAGCCGCGGGAGCCCGGGGCGCTGCCGCACGAGGTCGGGATCGTCGTAGAGCGCCGTGCGCGTCGGCGAGAGCGCCGCGCCGAGCGCCATGGCCTTCTGGGCGCGCGCGCTCGAGAGGAAGCGGGCCAGCGCCACCGCGAGCTCGGGATGGCGGCTCCGGCGCGACACGCCGAGATGGGCGCCGCCGGTGGACCCCGCGCCCCGCGGGCCTCCCGCGCGCCCCGGCAGCGGCGCGACCCCGACACGGCCGCGGACGGGCGAGCCCGGCGCCTGGAAGAGATCCATCGCGTACGGCCAGTTCCGGAGAAAGACGGCGTGGCCGTCGCCGAACGCGCGACGCGAGAGCTCCTCGTCGGCCGCCGTCGTCCACGCGGGGCTCACGCCGGTCTCGATGAGACCGCGGAGGAACGCGAGCGCCTCGGCGGCGCGCGCGGGCTCCGGGAAGACGGTGCCGTCCGCCGCGACGAGGCGCGTGCCGCTCGCCCAGAACGCCTCGAGCACGTTCACGACCATGCCCTCGTACTGCTTGCCCTGGAAGAGATAGCCGTCGAGCCTCGGGTCGCGCTCCCCCGCGCGGACGGTGCGGGTCTGCGCCACCAGCTCGTCCCACGTCTGGGGCGGCCGGAGACCGTACTTCGCCAGGAGGTCGGCGCGGTAGTAGAGGAGGCCGACGTTCATGTTCCAGGGGATCGCCCACACGCGCCCGCCGTACGTCGCGGCCTCGACCGTGCTCGGAAAGTACGGCGCGAGCTCGTCCGGCGGGAGCCGCGGCGTGAGGTCGAGCAGCCAGCCCGCGCGGGCGAACTCCGGCACCCAGATGACGTCGAGCATCATGACGTCGAACCCCGGGCTCCGCCCCTCGAGGTTGATGACGTAGAACTGGTGCTGCTCGTCGGAGGTCCACGGGAGCGCCTCGCCCCGGACGCGCACGCCCGGATGGGCCGCCTCGAACTCTCGCAGGAGCCGGGGGAAGGGGTCGGCGGGCCCGAGGATGCGCGCGTACTTGAGGACCAGCGTGACGGACGCGCCGCCCGCCGGACGCTCGGCGCAGCCCGCGAGGGTCAGGAGCGTCGCCAGGAGCGCGACGGCGCGCAGGCGCGGCGCGCCCCGATCGCTCGACCGCGCCTTCAGGTGTTTACCTGAGCTTGAGCCGCAGGTCCTCGTACGGCGCCGAGTACGCGTGGCCGGCGATGAGCCCGAGCCCCGACTCCTCGACGCGCGGGCCCACGCCGTTCACGAACGCGAGCTGCCAGATCGGGACGAACATCGCCTTCTCGTGGATGAGCTGCTGGATCCGGTGCAGGATGGCCTCGCGCCTCTTCGCGTCGAGCTCGCCCGCCTGCTCGCGGAACAACCCGTCGATATCGGGATAGCTCCCGTAGACGTAGGTACCGCCCGCGGCCACGAAGGCCTCGATCCGGGTCGCGGCGTTGCCGAAGGCGCCGCTCGCGCCGTAGGCGAGGTTCTTGTACTTCTTCTCCGACCAGGTCTTGAAGTGGGCCGCGCGCTCGAGCGGCCGCAGCTTCGCGCGGATCCCGACCGCCTGGAAGTGGTTCAGGATTGCCTCCTGCACGTTGGCGTACGAGATGTCGCAGAAGTACTCGCCGGCGTCGAAGCCGTTCGGATAGCCGGCCTCGGCCAGGAGCTGGCGGGCCCGGGCGGGATCGTACGGGTACGCGGGCGGCTGCCAATAGAAATCGAACGTGCTCGGGATGATGCTCCCCGTGAGCTTCGAGTGACCGAGCGTGATGGCCTGGTTGATGGCCTTCCGGTCGACGGCGTAGTTCGCGGCCAGGCGCACGCGGCGGTCGTGCCAGGGCGACTTCGGGTCCCACTGGTCGAGCATGTTGACCCACTGCGCGGCCTGGATGACCGTCGGCTTCAGCGCGAGGCCGGGCGTGCGCAGGACCTCTTCGGCCAGCTCACCGCGGATCGAGTAGACGATGTCCACCTCGCCACGCTTGAGCGCCGCGAGCCGTGTCGCCTCGTCCGGGATCACCTTGAAGACCAGACGCCGGACGCTCGGCGGCTTGCGCCAGTACTGCTCGAAGGCCTCCAGGACGAGCTCCACGCCGGGGGTGGACGAGACGAACTTGTAGGGGCCGGCGCCGATCGGGGCCTTCTTGTAGCCCTCGTCGCCGACCTTCTCGACGTATTTCTTGGGCACGATCCAGCCGGCGCTCGTGGCGCTCGAGTAGAAGGTCATGAAGTCGGGCCACGGGCGCTTCAGGCGGATGCGGACGCGGGCAGGGTCCGGCGTCTCGACCGCCGCGACCATCTCGTGGAGGGTCTTGCCGGCGGCGCCCCGGTAGCGCTCGAACGAGAACTTGACGTCCTCGGCGGTGACGGGGTCGCCGTTGTGGAACCTGACGCCCTTGCGGAGCACGAACTCGTAGACGAGCCCATCGGGCGAGACGCTCCACGACGCGGCGAGGCTCGGCGCCATCGAGTTGCCGGGCATGGCCTTCACCAGCGCGTCGTGCAGCGCGTAGAACACCATGTACGGCGTGATCATCCCCGGAGACTCGGCGGGATCGAACCAGGTGGGCGCGAGCGTGATGTGGACGCCCCACGTGAGCTGCCCCTCGGGCGCGGCGCCCGAGCGCCCCGGCGCGAGCAGGACGGCGCAGGCGAGGAGGGCGACGAGGACCGCACGAGACCGCGTTCGTTCGACCGGCACCGGTCGCTTCACGATGGTCACCTCCCGGAGTGAGGCGATTATCGGCGACCCGGCGGGGTTGTCAATCGCCGCGCGCGACACGCTGGCCTTTTGAGCGTTCCTGTCGTACCTTTCCCAGACAGGCACGGGCGGCGCCGCGCGAGCCCCCGGCAGAGGAGAAACGGCCATGCCCAAGATCAAGCACATCGCCCTCTCGACCCAGGACGTGGACAAGACCGCCCGGTTCTACATCGACGTGTTCGGCATGAAGGAGATCGGCAAAATCGACAGCCCGAGCGCCAGGGGCTACTACCTGAGCGACGGCGACATCAACCTGGCGATCCTCAACTTCAAGAACGACGCGTCGGCCGGGGCCGAGCGCGGCAAGGACTGGAGCGGCATCCACCACATCGGCTTCCAGGTCGAGGGCCTGGAGGCGATCACCGAGCGGCTGGCCGCCGCGGGCTCGAAGCCCCGCGACGACATCAACCAGGCCCTCGGAGTGGGTCAGGGCCACCACCGCTACGCGAACGTCGAGGTGAAGTACAGCGGCCCCGACGGAGTCACGGTCGATGTCTCGGAGACGGGCTGGGTCGGGACGACCGGGTCCAGCGCCTAGCAGCCCTCACTCGCGGCCACCGCGCAGATTGCTCGCTCTGAAGCGCGAAGACGAGCACGGGCCCGACCGCCAGCACGACGGGGTAGTAAGATCCCGCGATAGCTCATCCCGAGCAAAGGAGACGCCCATGGATCCTCATCGCGTGCTGCGCTTCAGCGTTCTGGCGGTCGCGTGGGTCGCCCTCGCCTGCGGGGTCGGCGCCGGCCCGGCGCGCGCCGACGAGACCTGCAACTCGCCGTACATCGCCAAGCTCATCAAGGGTCAGGAGGACTACGTCTACGTCTGGACCCTGGGCGTCGAGGGGCTCGGGGACGGCTCGGACAAGCTCGTGACCGTGGACGCGCACCCGAAGTCGAAGGGCTACGGGAAGGTGATCGCCTCGGTCTCGGTCGGCTCCCGCGGCGAGGCGCACCACATGGGCTTCACCGACGACCGGCGCTTCATCTGGGCCGGGGGGCTCGCGGAGGCCAAGATCTACGTGTTCGACATCGCCACCGATCCGGCGAAGCCGAAGCTCGTGCGGACCATCGCCGACATGGCCGACAAGACCGGTTACCTTGGCCCGCACACCTACTATGCACTCCCCGGCCGGATGCTGGTGCAGGCGCTCTCGAACACCAAGGACAAGAGCGGCGTCACCGGCATGGCGCTCTACAACAACCGGGGCGAGTTCGTCGCTTCCTACGCGATGCCGACCGACGGCGGCGGCGACGGGTACGGCTACGACCTCCAGGTCAACCCGAAGAAGAACGTCATGCTCACCTCGAGCTTCACCGGTTACACGAACTACATGCGCTCGCTCTGGGAGCTCGTGAAGGATCCGGAGGCGATGAAGCGCTTCGGCAACACCATGGTGGTCTGGGACCTCAAGGCCATGAAGCCGCGCAAGGTGCTGAGCGTGCCCGGCGCGCCGCTGGAGATCCGCTGGTCGCTCAACCCCGGGGACGACTGGGCCGTGGTCGCGACAGCGCTCACGTCCAAGATCTGGCTCGTGAAGCAGGACGGCAAGGGCGGGTGGCAGGCGAAGGACGTGGCGACCATCGGCGACCCCGCCAAGGTCCCGCTGCCGGTCGACACCAGCATCACGCGCGACGGCAAGGGGCTCTGGGTCAACACGTTCATGGACGGCACGACGCGCTATTTCGATCTGCGCAATCCGGAGGCGCCGAAGCAGACCTACGCGAAGGTCACCGGCAGGCAGGTCAACATGATCTCGCAGAGCTGGGACGGCAGGCGCGTCTACGTCACCTCGTCGCTGCTCGCCAACTGGGACAAGCTCGGCGCCGACAACGAGCAATTCCTGCGCGGCTTCACCTGGAACGGCAAGGAGCTCAGGCAGGTTTTCGAGCTCGACTTCACGAAGGAGAAGCTCGGCCGCGCCCACCACATGAAGCTCGGGTCGAAGGCGCTGCGCAGCGCCGCGGCCGGCCCGCGGCGCTCGCGCGCGTGACGCCGCGCTGAGGCGGGGCCCGTGAGGGTCGGCGGCGCGCGCGCCACGCGGCCCGTGGCGGCCGGGCTCGCGCTGCTCGGCTGGCTCGCCTGCGCCCCCGCGGCGGGCGCGCACGAGGCCGAGCCCCTGCCCGCCCTCGACTTCGAGCCGCCGCCTCCGGGCAGCTACACGTTGCACCGCATCATGGCGGCGCCCGACGGCGCGGTCCTGGGCATCGACGGCCGTGCGCAGCGGCTCTCCCGGTTCACGCGCGACCGCATCACGCTGCTCGGATTCATCTACAGCACGTGCGTCGATCCGGGCGGCTGTCCCCTGGCGTACCGCGTGTTCGACGCGCTCAAGCAGGCGATCGTGGCGACGCCCGCCCTGCGCGACCGGGTGCGGTTCGTGACGCTGTCGTTCGATCCGGCGCGCGACACGCCGGAGGTGATGCGGCGGTACGGCGGGAGCCGCGTGAGCGACGAGGGCGACGGAGTGCGCTGGTACTTTCTCACGACCCGCTCGGCACAGGAGCTGATGCCGCTGGTCGAAGGCTTCGGCCAGGACGTCCACGTGACGCTCGACCGGTCGAACGGGACACCGCGGCGGGAGCTCTCGCACGTGCTGAAGGTGTTCCTGATCGACGGCGCGGGCTTCGTCCGCGAGATCTACACGTCCACCTTCCTCCACCCGCGGACCGTGCTGAACGACATCGAGACGCTCCTCCTGGAGGAGGGCGTCAGACCCTGAAGGAGCCCAGCATGTCGGCGCCCGGACCCGTGCCGCCGACGGCGGCGAACGCCGCGTGGCCCAACGTCCTCCACACGCGCATCGCCGACGTCGTGGGGCGGATGGGCCCGCCGCCCTGGTCCAAGCGCCTCATCGCCGACGAGCGCCAGCTGGTGACGCTGATCGCCAGCCCGCCGGGCGGCGGCAATCGCCCCCACTGGCACCGGGACTTCGACGAGTGGTGGGTCGTCCTCGCCGGGCGCCTCGAGTGGGAGCTGACCGGCGGGATCGTCGTGAAGGCGGCGAAGGACGACATCGTGTGGGTGCCCCGGGGAACGGTCCATCACATCAGGAACGTGGGCCAGGAGCTCTCGCTGCGCCTCGCGGTGGCCATGCCCCCGGCCACCCACTACTTCAGTCCCTGCGAGCAGTGCGGTTACACGGACGACGGTCCGCGCGAGTGGTGCGCGTGAGGGCCGCCGTCTACAGGCGGTGGACCGGGAAGATGATGCGGCGGATCGCCTCGACCTGCCGCGCCGCGACCTCCTCCGCGCGCCGGCGCTTAGGCTCGGGGAGCGGATCGGGCGGGTCCCACAGCGTCGGCGCCGCGAACGCGTAGCGCTCGAGGTCCGGGCCGAACGACGCCGGCAGCTCGGCCGGCAGCTCGACGCCGTTCAGGACCGCCCACGCCGCGGTCCAGGCGCGCGCGACGTTCGGCAGGTCGTAGCCGCCGCCGCCCAGGCAGAGGAGCCGGGGCGCCAGCTCGGCGATGCGCGCCACGGCGCGCGCGAAGCCCTGCACGTCGAGTGCTAAGTGGGTCAGCGGGTCGGTGCGGTGCGAGTCGATCCCGAGCTGGGCGACGACGACGTCGGGGCGGAACGCGCCGAGGAGCGGCGGGACGACCTGCTCGAAGGCCGGCAGGTAGACGGACGAGTCGGTATAGGGCTCGAGCGGGAGGTTCACCGAGTAGCCGAGCCCCGGGCCTTCGCCCGCCTCCTCGACGAAGCCCGTCCCCGGGAAGAGGTAGTCGCCGGACTCGTGGGTCGAGATCGTGAGCACGCGCGGGTCGCCGTAGAACGCGTACTGGACGCCGTCGCCGTGGTGGGCGTCGATGTCCACGTAGGCGACGCGGAGCCCGCGCGCTTTCAGGTGGAGGATGGCGAGGACGGCGTCGTTGACGTAGCAGAACCCGGAGGCGCGCGCCGGCAGCGCATGGTGGAGGCCGCCGGCGAAGTGAAAGGCCCGCGTCGCCGCGCCGCTCGCGACCAGCTCGGCCGCGAAGAGCGAGCCGCCCGCGCAGAGGCGCGCCGCGTCCCAGAGGCCGGGGAAGACCGGGTTGTCGCCGGGGCCGAGGCCGTAGCGCGCGGCGTGCGCGGGCGGCGCGCCGGTGTTGGCGGTCTTCAGCACCTCCAGGTACTCGCGCGTGTGCCAGCGCGCGAGCGCGCTCTCGTCCGCGGGCGCGCCCGCGTGGACCGCGGCGTCCGGGAGCTTCGTGAGGCCGTACGCCTCCATGAGGCGCCAGGTGAGCCCGAGACGCTCCATCCGGAGCGGGTGATGCGGTCCGTAGTCGAAGCGGACCCACGCGTCGGAGTGGACGAGCGCCGTCTTCACGTACGCTTCCAGGGGCCGGACTTGCCACCGGACTTCTCGACGAGCTGGATCCTCGCGATCGTCACGCCGCGCTCCACTGCCTTGATCATGTCGTAGACCGCGAGCGCCGCGACCGCGGCGGCGGTGAGCGCTTCCATCTCCACGCCCGTCTTGTCCACCGTCCGCACGCGGGCCAGCACCGTGAGCTCGCCGCGCTTGAGGTCGTCCTCGAACGTGACCTCGACACCGGTGATCCGCAGGGGGTGGCAGAGCGGGATGAGCTGCGGGGTGCGCTTGGCGGCCATGATCCCGGCGAGGCGCGCGACGGCGAGGACGTCGCCCTTGGGGGCGTTGCCGCGCCGGATCACCCGGAGGGTCGCGGGCGTCATCCGCACCACCGCCCGGGCGACAGCTTCGCGGGCGGTCTCGCGCTTCCCGGAGACGTCGACCATCCGGGCGGCGCCCTCCGCCGAGAGGTGGGAGAGGCCGCGAAACGCGCCCGCGCGAGCTTTCTTCAGGCCGTGACGCCGGAGCGGGCGTGCTTGAGGATGGCCTCCATGCGGTCCTTGGCGATCAGCTTCAACTTCTTCAGCTCGCTCATCCGCCACTGCTGGTCCGCCGAGAGCGGGGAGCTTCGCTTGAGCGCCTCGAGTTCCTGGTCGTGGGCCCCGTGTTCGGTGCGGAGGCGCCGGAACTCCTCGTTCTCGGCCATCAGTCGCTCGATGAGGGTCTCCTGGTCCATGCGGGGCCTCCTTCGGTGGAGGGTTGGCCGGTCACGGTGGTTGCCGGCCTCGTTATAGCTCCGGGAGGCTCCGAGTGTCAAGCTTGCGGCGCGAGCCGATGAGGTGCGCCGCGCTCGCCTTGAAGACCGCGGTGACCGCGACGCCCTCGGCCAGGCCGAGGTCGGCGACGGAGCGCGCCGTGACCGTCGCGACGAGGGGGAAGCCGACGTCCACGACGACGCGCGTGCCCGGCGTCGTCGGGACGACGCGCGAGATCGTGCCGCCGAGCCGGTTGCGGGCGCTCGACAGCGGGACCGTCTCTGTCGCGAGCGCCAGCGTGACGTCCTCGGGCCGGATCCCGAGCCTCACCAGCTCTCCGGCCTCCCCCACGGCCGCGACCTCGAGCTTCCGGCCCGCCACGTCCACGAGGGTCACGCCACCCTCGCGGCCGAGGACCCGCCCCGTCACGATCGTCTCGACGCCCACGAAGCGCGCGATCTCCTCGGACGCGGGCGCGTGGAAGACGCGCGCCGTCTCGTCGAGCTGCAGGATGCGGCCGCCCATGAGGACCGCGACCCGGTCGGCGAGCGCGAGCGCCTCGCTCCGGTCGTGCGACACCACGACGGTCGTCACCCGGTCGGCGCGCAGGATCCCGGCGAGGTCGGGCAGGAGGGCCGCGCGCGTGGGCTCGTCGAGCCCGGCGAACGGCTCGTCGAGGAGCAGCACGTCGGGCTCGAGCACGAGCGCGCGCGCGAGCGCGACGCGCTGCGCCTGGCCGCCCGAGAGCGTGCGGGCGCGCTGGTCGCGGAGCGGCGCGACGTTGAGCCGCTCGAGCCAGCGGCGGACGCGCGTCTCGCACTCGTCCGCCGCGACGCCGCGGAACGAGAGCCCGAGGGTGACGTTGTCGCCCACGGTCATGTCGGCGAGGAGGGGCTGCTGGAAGACCATCGCGATCCGCCGGCGCTCGGCGAGCGCCCGCCCGGCGTCCACGGCGCGGCCGCGGAAGCTCACCGAGCCGAGCGCCGGCCGCTCGAGGAGCCCGAGCACGCGCAGCAGCGTGGACTTCCCGCTCCCGTTCGGGCCGATGACCGCGAGGACCTCGCCCTCGCGCACCTCGAGCGCCGGCACGTCGAGCGCGTCCGTCCCCGCGTAGCTCACCCGGACGCCCGCGAGCTCGAGGACGGCGGGCGCCATCAGGCAGGGAGCACGTGGATCGAGCCGCGGTGGATCGAGAACTGCCACCGGCGGTCGCGCTCGATCTCGAGGATCTCGTAGACGAGGTGCGGCACCTCGACCTCGAGGTCGAAGTCGCCCTGCGCCGGCGCGCCGGGCGCCTCGAGGCGGAGGCGCAGCGACCACACCGTGCCGAAGTCGGCCTCGCCCACGATGCGGCCGGCCATGAGGTTCATGTGGTGCTGGGGGTCGGGCGCGCCGCGGTCCTTGCGGATGAGCCGCACGTACTCGGGACGGATGAAGAACGCGATGGGGCTGTCGGGGGGCGGCAGGTAGGAGCGCGTCGGCGAGTTCACGGCCTCGAGCGTCTGGCCGCGCCAGCGGAGCTGGATGCGCTCGGGCGTCGCCTTCACGACGGTGCCGTGGAGCACGTTCCGGAGGCCCATGATCCCCGCGACCGCCGCCGACGCGGGCTGCCAGAGGAGCTCCGCGCGCGGCGCCGACTGGATCACGCGTCCGCCCTCGTAGACGACGATGCGGTCGGCGAGCCGGTACGCCTCGGTGAAGTCGTGCGTCACGACGACCGCGGCCGTGCCCCAGGCGGCGAGGACCTCGCGCAGCTCGTCGCGCAGCGCGCGCCGGAGCGGGGCGTCGAGCGCGGAGAGCGGCTCGTCGAGCAGGAGGAGCGCGGGATCGATCGCGAGCGCCCGCCCGAGCGCGACGCGCTGACGCTGGCCGCCGGAGAGCTCCGACGGGTAGCGCGCCTCGAGCCCGCCGAGGCCGAGGCGCTCGATCACCTCGGCGCTCCGGCGCCGTCGCTCGCCGTGCGGCCGGCCGCGCAGGCCGAAGGCGACGTTCGCGGCGACGGTGAGGTGCGGGAAGAGGGCGTAGCCCTGGAAGACGTAGCCGATCCGCCGCCGCTGCGGCGGCAGGTCCACGCCCGACGCCCCGTCGAAGAAGACGCGGTCGTCCACGACGATGCGGCCGGCGTCGGGCCGGACGAGCCCCGCGAGGCATTGGAGCGTCAGCGTCTTGCCGGCGCCCGACGGACCGAAGAGCCCCACGACGGATTTCTCCGCGCGCCAGCCCACGTCGAGCGTGAATCCGGGATACCGCTTGACGATCTCGACTGTGACCACGGTCAATACCGGAGCCGAGCCAGCCGGCTCAGGCCGAAGAGCAGCACCACGACGACGCCGACGGCGATCAGCGCGAGGGCGTTCGCCTCGGGGAGCTGCGCGCCCTGCACGCGGTCGTAGATCGCGAGCGGCAGCGTCTGGGTCCGCCCGGGGATGTTGCCCGCGACCATGAGCGTGATCCCGAACTCGCCGAGGGCCCGGCAGAAGGCCAGCACGGCGCCGGCCAGCACGGAACGCCAGGCGAGCGGCAGGGTCACGCTCCAGAACACGGACCACTCCGAGCGCCCGAGCGTCCGCGCGGCCTGCTCGAGCTGGTGGTCCACGGTCTCGAACCCCGCCTGGGCCGACTTGATCAGGAGCGCGATCGAGCCGACGCACGCCGCGAGCACCGCGGCGCCCCACGTGAACGCCAGCTCGAGCCCGATCGCGGCGAGTGCCTGCCCCACCGGCCCGCGGCCGCCGATGACGAGGAGCAGGTAGTAGCCGAGGACGGTCGGCGGCAGCACCAGCGGCAGGACGACGGCCGCCTCGAGGACGTTGCGTCCCGGGAAGCGCCGACGCGCCAGCAGGAGGGCGACCGGGATGCCGATCAGCAGCGTCAGCGCCGTCGCGGTCAGGGCGACGCGGAGGGAGAGCCACACGGGGAAGAGGTCCATGCGCGGTCAGAGCTCCCCGGGCAGCCTGAACCCGTAGCGCTTCATGATCGGGCGGCCCTCCGGCCCGTTGACGAACTGGATGAACGCCAGCCCGAGCTCGGGCCGCGGGCTCCGCCGCACCACGGCGGCGACCTGGTCGAGCGGCACGTGCAGCGCGGAGTCGATCGGCGCCCAGTCGACCTCCGGAACGTCCGCGATGGACCGGGCGACGATCCCGGCGTCCACCGCCCCGGTCTGGACGAACTGGAGCGTGTGGCGGATGTTCTCGCCGTAGACGAGCTTGGGCCGGACCGCCTCCCAGATCCCCGTCTTCCGGAGGGCCTGCTCGGCGGCCCGGCCGTAGGGCGCGTGCGCCGGGTTCGCGATGGCCACGCGCCGGACGCGCGCGTCGAGGAGGCTCCGGAGCTCCGGGAGCTTCGGCCCGAACGCCTTCGCGGTGACGAGGACGATCCGCCCCTGCGCGTAGAGCGTCCGCGTCTCGGCGAGCAGGACGCCCTCGGCCACGAGCGCGTCCACGAACGACCGGTCGGCGGCGAAGAACACGTCCGCCGGTCCGCCCTCGCGGATCTGGTAGGCGAAGTTCCCCGTCGAGCCGAAGACGAGCGTGACGCGCGCACCCGTCGCCTTCTCGAAGCGCGGCGCCAGCTCCCTGAACGCGAACGCAAGGTCCGCCGCGGCGAACACCGTGAGCGACGGCGGCTCGGCGGCGACGCTCGAGCCGGGGGAAAGGGCGAGCCACGCGAGGGCTACGCCGAGGAGCAGCGGGCGCCGCATCACGCCCCACATTCTACAGTCGGCGCCGCTACGGGGCGCTGCGCTGCTGGATCACGGTCAGCGCCCAGTTCACGAGGAAGACGACGACGAGCAGGAGGACCGAGAGCGCGAGCGCGACGTCGAAGTTCCCCTTGCCGGTCTCGAGCACCATCGCCGTCGTGAGCGTACGCGTCTGCCCCTTGATGTTGCCGCCGACCATCATCGAGGCGCCGATCTCCGAGATCACGCCGCCGAAGCCCGCCATGACCGCGGCGAGCACGGGCAGGCGCGCCTCGCGCAGCACGACCCAGACCATCTGGACGCGCGAGGCGCCGAGCGCCAGGAGCTGCAGCCGGAACGCTCGCGGCACCTGCTGGACCGCGGCGAGCGTCATCCCGGCCACGATCGGCG
The sequence above is a segment of the Candidatus Methylomirabilota bacterium genome. Coding sequences within it:
- the moaC gene encoding cyclic pyranopterin monophosphate synthase MoaC is translated as MKKARAGAFRGLSHLSAEGAARMVDVSGKRETAREAVARAVVRMTPATLRVIRRGNAPKGDVLAVARLAGIMAAKRTPQLIPLCHPLRITGVEVTFEDDLKRGELTVLARVRTVDKTGVEMEALTAAAVAALAVYDMIKAVERGVTIARIQLVEKSGGKSGPWKRT
- a CDS encoding YdcH family protein; translation: MDQETLIERLMAENEEFRRLRTEHGAHDQELEALKRSSPLSADQQWRMSELKKLKLIAKDRMEAILKHARSGVTA
- a CDS encoding ABC transporter ATP-binding protein produces the protein MAPAVLELAGVRVSYAGTDALDVPALEVREGEVLAVIGPNGSGKSTLLRVLGLLERPALGSVSFRGRAVDAGRALAERRRIAMVFQQPLLADMTVGDNVTLGLSFRGVAADECETRVRRWLERLNVAPLRDQRARTLSGGQAQRVALARALVLEPDVLLLDEPFAGLDEPTRAALLPDLAGILRADRVTTVVVSHDRSEALALADRVAVLMGGRILQLDETARVFHAPASEEIARFVGVETIVTGRVLGREGGVTLVDVAGRKLEVAAVGEAGELVRLGIRPEDVTLALATETVPLSSARNRLGGTISRVVPTTPGTRVVVDVGFPLVATVTARSVADLGLAEGVAVTAVFKASAAHLIGSRRKLDTRSLPEL
- a CDS encoding ATP-binding cassette domain-containing protein; this encodes MVTVEIVKRYPGFTLDVGWRAEKSVVGLFGPSGAGKTLTLQCLAGLVRPDAGRIVVDDRVFFDGASGVDLPPQRRRIGYVFQGYALFPHLTVAANVAFGLRGRPHGERRRRSAEVIERLGLGGLEARYPSELSGGQRQRVALGRALAIDPALLLLDEPLSALDAPLRRALRDELREVLAAWGTAAVVVTHDFTEAYRLADRIVVYEGGRVIQSAPRAELLWQPASAAVAGIMGLRNVLHGTVVKATPERIQLRWRGQTLEAVNSPTRSYLPPPDSPIAFFIRPEYVRLIRKDRGAPDPQHHMNLMAGRIVGEADFGTVWSLRLRLEAPGAPAQGDFDLEVEVPHLVYEILEIERDRRWQFSIHRGSIHVLPA
- the modB gene encoding molybdate ABC transporter permease subunit — encoded protein: MDLFPVWLSLRVALTATALTLLIGIPVALLLARRRFPGRNVLEAAVVLPLVLPPTVLGYYLLLVIGGRGPVGQALAAIGLELAFTWGAAVLAACVGSIALLIKSAQAGFETVDHQLEQAARTLGRSEWSVFWSVTLPLAWRSVLAGAVLAFCRALGEFGITLMVAGNIPGRTQTLPLAIYDRVQGAQLPEANALALIAVGVVVVLLFGLSRLARLRY
- the modA gene encoding molybdate ABC transporter substrate-binding protein, producing MRRPLLLGVALAWLALSPGSSVAAEPPSLTVFAAADLAFAFRELAPRFEKATGARVTLVFGSTGNFAYQIREGGPADVFFAADRSFVDALVAEGVLLAETRTLYAQGRIVLVTAKAFGPKLPELRSLLDARVRRVAIANPAHAPYGRAAEQALRKTGIWEAVRPKLVYGENIRHTLQFVQTGAVDAGIVARSIADVPEVDWAPIDSALHVPLDQVAAVVRRSPRPELGLAFIQFVNGPEGRPIMKRYGFRLPGEL
- a CDS encoding ABC transporter permease yields the protein MDLLLDGVGQAAALLLAGDGEVLGILRLSLLVSGSATLVSLALGIPAGTALALARFPGRGLVVAAVNAGMGLPPVVVGLFVTLLLWRSGPLGGLEVLYTPAAIIVAQVVIAAPIVAGMTLAAVQQVPRAFRLQLLALGASRVQMVWVVLREARLPVLAAVMAGFGGVISEIGASMMVGGNIKGQTRTLTTAMVLETGKGNFDVALALSVLLLVVVFLVNWALTVIQQRSAP